GGCCTCCGTTTCCAGGGCCTGGGCCAGGACCTCACGGTCGAAGCTGTGGCCGCGGGTCATGATGGCCACATAATGGTGCCGGCCGATGCCGCAGCGGGCCGCCAGATCCGCGAAGGCCGGCAGGGCCAGGCAGCGCCGGGCCATAGGGAAGCGCCGGGGATCGGCGAACTCCGCGCGGTCGTCCACCACGTCCACCACAAAACCGGCCGCATGGGCCAGCCGGGCCGTCTCCAGCGACACATGGCCGCCGCCGCAGAGCAGCAGCACCGGCGGCGCGTCCAGGGCCTCCACATAACGTTCCACAAGGCCTTCCCGCACCAGACCGGGACGGCCCTTGCGCCCGGCCAGCAGGGGCCGCACGGCCTCCGCGCCCGCGTGCAGGCCCGCCACCAGGGGCTGGCCTTCGGGCAGGGCATCCAGATACAGGTCGCGCACGGGCGCGTCGGCCCGGCTCACGTCCAGCAGCCAGATGCCGGTCAGCCCGGCTTTCAGGGCCGCGTCCGCCGCACGGAACAGGGGCGCCTGCGCAGGCGCCAGATATTCACAGAGCAGATCCATGCTGCCGCCGCAGATCATGTCGCTGTCGGGGCCGAGGCCGGTGAGGTCGCAGCGCACACGGGCGGAGCGCCCTTCCCTCAGGCAG
This is a stretch of genomic DNA from Desulfovibrio piger. It encodes these proteins:
- a CDS encoding XdhC family protein produces the protein MDRMPKAPASPVLVSAPVDGLGVPLNLEARAARLLDEGQAVVLLTVVEREGSAPRAAGTRALLTAAGLEGTVGGGLLEARAVEAANVCLREGRSARVRCDLTGLGPDSDMICGGSMDLLCEYLAPAQAPLFRAADAALKAGLTGIWLLDVSRADAPVRDLYLDALPEGQPLVAGLHAGAEAVRPLLAGRKGRPGLVREGLVERYVEALDAPPVLLLCGGGHVSLETARLAHAAGFVVDVVDDRAEFADPRRFPMARRCLALPAFADLAARCGIGRHHYVAIMTRGHSFDREVLAQALETEAFYIGMIGSSSKKASVYRALRAQGVSDAALARVCCPIGLGIGADTPQQIAVSVVAELMAARAGTLGALRAAR